A DNA window from Hydractinia symbiolongicarpus strain clone_291-10 chromosome 6, HSymV2.1, whole genome shotgun sequence contains the following coding sequences:
- the LOC130647485 gene encoding protein boule-like, giving the protein MSSAEEKTTVKNFKNLRISIDEHTQEGDEVNKEAACMCSHYFNMDRETEHLVSCNNSPTTVKSTSPDACIYGTHYPNRIFVGHLPGKASATDLADFFRSFGTVLEGKVVLDSFGRSRRFGFVTFATHEDVQNVLSQGSIFFKGKKINVGPAVKKMFGTDFSPPESPAATTSGSSTPTSPESLTEKIITVPPVNENKGDEDPASPRAGNVWLKINTKPKQIAKPVAEAAQAYSPNMIYTQQPTTYQPYIYPTVLTVPYNQSYNYPRYYYTPTVYPTNCAQQMVPFQQWPQTMYYTMDRMAMMKN; this is encoded by the exons ATGTCTTCCgcagaagaaaaaacaacagtaaaaaactttaaaaatttgagAATTTCAATAGACGAACATACACAAGAAGGGGATGAAGTCAACAAAGAAGCAGCTTGCATGTGTTCACACTATTTTAACATGGATAGAGAG ACGGAGCATTTAGTTTCATGCAATAATTCGCCCACCACTGTGAAAAGCACTTCTCCGGATGCCTGCATCTATGGAACGCATTATCCGAATCGAATATTTGTTGGTCATCTACCTGGAAAG GCTTCTGCTACTGACTTGGCCGACTTCTTTCGATCATTCGGAACTGTATTAGAAGGAAAGGTCGTTCTTGATTCCTTTGGGAGATCTCGAAG ATTTGGATTTGTCACTTTTGCTACGCATGAAGATGTCCAGAACGTTCTTTCGCAAGGGAGTATTTTCTTTAAaggaaagaaaataaatgttggcccAGCTGTAAAGAAAATG TTTGGTACTGATTTTTCTCCACCGGAGAGCCCTGCTGCGACCACATCAGGTAGCTCGACACCAACTTCACCTGAAAGTCTTACGGAGAAGATTATTACTGTGCCACCAGTAAACGAAAATAAG GGTGATGAAGATCCAGCTTCACCACGTGCTGGTAATGTTTGGTTGAAAATCAACACAAAACCTAAGCAG atcgcaaaACCGGTAGCCGAAGCTGCACAGGCGTATTCACCGAATATGATATATACACAACAACCTACGACTTATCAGCCATATATATATCCTACTGTTCTGACCGTGCCATATAATCAAAGCTACAACTACCCTAGATATTACTACACTCCAACTGTTTACCCCACGAATTGCGCACAGCAAATGGTGCCCTTTCAACAATGGCCTCAGACGATGTACTACACAATGGACCGCATGGCAATGatgaaaaactaa